GAAGGAGATGAGCTGCCAGACCTCCCGGTGCCTGAGGATTGCAAGTACGTCTACTACGTGGTCCTGTTTCAGAACCCAGAAGACAAGAACTGGGACCTTTTCGCAGTGATCCGCGGCTATCCGGGTCTTAAGGAGCTGTATGCTATAGCCGTCCACCTTGCGCGTGTGGTCGAAGACGCACTGAAGGAGGTAGACGAAAAGCTGGATGTGGAGCTCCAAATAATCCCGGTAGGAGGCGAGAAGGGCATCCCGGAGGAGAAAACCGCGAAACTGTTAGAAGCTGTCGACGGGCTCCTTGAAACAGCAGCCCAGTGTGCCAGAGGGCCCGAACGAGTGGATGACGAATTCTGAGGACGGTGACCGTCTGGGATGATCGGTGCGGGCGAGGCCGACATGGATCGAGTCGTTATCATCGGCGCAGGACCGGCAGGACTCTTCGCGGCCCGAGAAGTGGCGCTTAGGACCGAGCGAGACGTAGAGGTAGTAGTGTACGAACAAGGACCTAGCCTGGAAGACCGGCTGGAGAGCGGGGAAGTAATGCGCGGCGTGGGTGGAGCCGGTGGACTTTCAGATGGCGTGCTGAACCTCAGGCCAGACGTCGGGGGCGACTTGATTTCCATCGTAGGGGGACAAGAAGTCAGCGAACAAACTCGTCGAGTACGTCGACGAAGTCTTCCTGAAGCACGGAGCACCGAAGGAACTCAAGGTACCCGAAGGCCCGAAGGCGGAGGAGATCGCACTCCGTGCAGCGGCAGCCGATGTCGAGTTCGTCCGGATTCCACAACGTCACATCGGCTCGGACAACTTGCCGAAGGTCGTAGGATCATTGGTCCGTGAACTGGAGGAGTTAGGGGTAAAAATCGTCCCGGAAACCAGAGTCGAGAGGATCCTGGCCGACGAATGCGTGCGAGGGGTTAAGCTCGAAGACGGACGTGAGGTAGAAGCGGACTACGTCATCGCGGCTCCTGGACGTGTCGGAGCCAACTGGATGATGCGTGAGGCGAAGCGGCTGGGGCTGCGGCTAAGATACAATCCCATAGACGTCGGCGTTCGGGTTGAGATCCCTCGCATAATTTATGGAACCTGTCGTGAAAGTATCGCTCGATCCGAAGTTCCGCACCCGGACCCCAACGTACGATGATCCGGTACGGACTTTCTGTGTATGTCACGGCGGGTATGTGGTGAAGGAGAACTACGAGGGATTCGTGGGTGTAAACGGACACTCTTACCGGAGGAAGAAGTCCGAAAACACGAACTTCGCGTTCCTCGTCAGTATAGACTTGACTGAACCTGTAGAAAATACCATCGAGTACGGTAGATCGATCGGCCGATTGGCCACTACCATCGGCGGAAACAGACCGATAATTCAGCGGCTCGGCGACCTCCGCCGCGGAAGGCGGTCGACTTGGGATCGCATCAACAGGTCTCACGTTACACCTACTCTAACGGACGTCACGCCTGGGGACATCTCGATGGCACTCCCACACCGAGTCACGGTGAACATCATCGAAGGATTAGAACATCTCGACGAGGTGATACCAGGAGTAGCCTCCGATTCCACACTGCTATACGCACCGGAGATCAAGTTCTACTCGGCTCGAGTAGAAACGAACGAAAACCTGGAGACTAGAGTGGAGAACCTGTTCGTAGCCGGTGACGGCGCCGGATTATCCCGAGACATCGTGAACGCTGCCGCTACCGGAGTTATCGCCGGGCGTGCAGTCGCCGAGCGTATCGGTTAAGGGGGAAATCCATGCTATCCCACGCACTACTAGCCCTACTTATAGCCACCCAAACCGATGTTGGACACGACAATGGATGCTGCACAGTACTAGTGCACGTGCATCACGGATACGATGTAGTAGCGTACAGGAGAGACGCTAGATACCAAGCTGAAATACTGATCGTGCGCACGAAATGGGCCGGACGGAAGGCGATTAAAGAATACAAAGTTCAAGGCGGGTACTTTTGCCACACTGTAATCACGGAAGATGGATGGATAGTAACTATAGGAGGACGGGATATTCCTAAAGTGAATAGGGAACTTGAAAAACTTGGGGCAGAAATAGTATCCAGAGGCCGAATCAAGAAGGATGAAATCGAAAGAGCTGAAGAACTTCTTAAGGAGGCTAAGTGGGGACACTTCGTCGTAAAATCCCCGAGCGACGTCGTTGGAGTGGCGTCGTACGACTATAGAATCTCCTCATCGGAGGTCGACGTGTTCAGGATTAAGGACGGTGAGTACGTTAAAGTGACCAACAATCCGAGGTATTACAATCGGGGGCGATTCGAAGAGTTCGGTAAAAATCCCATCGACGCTGCCGTTAAGATCGCAGGGAAAGACCCGTACGGACTCCATCGACGGGATATAATCACGTACAAGTTAACGGTGAACAAAACGTCAAGCAGCGTCAAAGTTTGGGCTTCCTACGATGGCGGAGCGCTACTCGAAGGGGCTAACGGAGGGCCGGATCCGATCCGATTCATGGGCAAGACGGTAGAAGCCAGCGATATTCCGAGGATTCCCAAGAGGAAACCGCTAGGAGAAGTGATATTACGGGTGAGCGGAGGGCACAAGGGCGAGGGAGAGTTGCCCAATCCCGCCGCCGTAGCCGCGGCCTTGATCAGTGGAGCCGTGTTCGTGGCGTTTCTAGGACAGTTATCGCTCCAGAGGCGAAATCTTTATTAAATACCTAGAGGCGATGGAGGGCTTGGACCGAGGGCCCGCAGCTCAGCCTGGCAGAGCGCGGCCCTTGCGAGGCCGTGGCCCCGGGTTCAAATCCCGGCGGGTCCACCAACCACGAATCGTTATGTTCCTCAAAACATTTCGGACCCTCGATATCGCACGAACTAGGGGTGATGACAATGAATGGCAAGATCTTAACGGCTATAGGGGTAGCAGTATGCTTAGCATTAGCTACCGGCGTAGTAGCGTTCAACCCTGTAAGTAAAGTCAAGGAGTTCGACCCTAAGCATGCTTTAGACTTTGCTAAGAAGGTATGTAATCTAGGACCACGCTATGGAGGCAATGAGGCAGAGCTGAAAGCAGCCAACATGATGGTAGCGGAGCTGAGGAAATATGGACTTAACGTACGCAAGGAAAAAGTCGATTTAGGTGGCGGTAAATATACGTACAACGTGATAGGGGAAATTAAGGGGACTGATGAACCAAATAAGTATGTGATTGTTGGATCCCACATCGATTCGCCAGGATTCTGTGAAGGTGCTACAGATGATGCGGCAGCAATGGGAATTCAAGTCGAAATGGCACGAATACTTGCTAAGAATTTCCGTCCGAAGAAAACTGTATTGATAATTGGATTCGGTGGTGAAGAGCTATGGTTCAAAGGATCAGAGGCTTTCGTAAAGAAACACCCAGAGATTGTTAAAAATTGTGAAGCAGTAATCGACCTTAACTGTGTAGGTGCCGGACAGAATGTGTTCCTAACTCGGAAGAGTGCGAAACCGGAACCGGTAGAGGGGGATCCGAAGCTCATCAAACTTCTGGAAGAGTGTGCGAAAGAACTTGGACACCCGGTCACGGTAGGAGACACGACGTATCCGAGCGACACCTACCCGTTCTATCATAACGGGACCAAACGCGTCCCCGTGTGTCAGGTGATGAGTCAGCCGTTCGAAGTGCCACCGTGGAGTGAGTCCAACACGGCGGACAAGTTAGACCCGAAGGACATGGAGAAAGTGGGAGAAACCGTCACCCTCGCTGTTGTGAAACTGACGAATGCCGAACCCGCTTCAAAACCGCTATGGGAAGCGAAGCGCGCCGAGGAGTCCGGCGGTGCAGGTCGGCTTACGCCGGTATGGTGGGTGACCGCGCTTCTTGGAGTTGCAGCCGCACTGCTCCGGCCTCGGGGGAGATAAGATTGTACGCACTACTGATCATAGACATGATCCGCGACTTCGTAGAGGAGGGAGCCCCACTGGAGGTTCCGAAGGCACGTCAACTCGTACCCCGTATCGCCCGTCTCGCGGATGAGTTCAGAGAGCGAGGTGGTCTGGTCGTCCACGTGTGGGACGAGCACTATCCGGATGATCCGGAGTTCAAAGTGTGGGGTGAA
Above is a window of Methanopyrus sp. SNP6 DNA encoding:
- a CDS encoding M28 family metallopeptidase, whose product is MNGKILTAIGVAVCLALATGVVAFNPVSKVKEFDPKHALDFAKKVCNLGPRYGGNEAELKAANMMVAELRKYGLNVRKEKVDLGGGKYTYNVIGEIKGTDEPNKYVIVGSHIDSPGFCEGATDDAAAMGIQVEMARILAKNFRPKKTVLIIGFGGEELWFKGSEAFVKKHPEIVKNCEAVIDLNCVGAGQNVFLTRKSAKPEPVEGDPKLIKLLEECAKELGHPVTVGDTTYPSDTYPFYHNGTKRVPVCQVMSQPFEVPPWSESNTADKLDPKDMEKVGETVTLAVVKLTNAEPASKPLWEAKRAEESGGAGRLTPVWWVTALLGVAAALLRPRGR